One window of the Planktothrix sp. FACHB-1365 genome contains the following:
- a CDS encoding type II toxin-antitoxin system VapC family toxin — translation MNNYPLILIDSGIIVAFYDVKDRYHQQVIEFFSICTSQLITTVACVTEVMWLLAPDIRVQNEFLSALATGVFITANLTPDNYIRIAELNQIYQDLPGDFADLSLITISENLKISAIATLDKDFDVYRRYRSQPFVRVFYPKSS, via the coding sequence ATGAATAATTACCCGTTAATTTTAATTGATAGTGGAATAATTGTGGCGTTTTATGATGTTAAAGATCGCTATCATCAACAAGTTATTGAATTTTTTTCGATCTGTACCAGTCAATTGATCACTACTGTCGCTTGTGTGACTGAAGTTATGTGGCTACTTGCACCTGATATTAGAGTTCAAAATGAGTTTTTATCGGCTTTAGCAACAGGTGTTTTTATCACTGCAAATCTTACTCCTGATAATTATATCAGGATTGCTGAACTTAATCAAATTTATCAAGACTTACCGGGTGATTTTGCAGATTTATCTTTGATTACTATTTCTGAAAACTTAAAGATTTCTGCGATCGCTACTTTAGATAAAGATTTTGATGTTTATCGACGCTATCGGAGTCAACCCTTTGTTAGAGTTTTTTATCCAAAATCTTCCTAA